A stretch of the Porifericola rhodea genome encodes the following:
- a CDS encoding type I restriction-modification system subunit M: MTQAELEKYLWGAAIALRGTIDAGDYKQYIFPLLFFKRICDVYDEEFEQAMQESGGDLEYASFEENHRFQIPKGAHWNDVRETTVNVGMAIQEAMRGIEKANPETLYGIFGDASWTNKNRLSDETLTNLIEHFSQHKLNLANVPDDQLGNAYEYLIKEFADDSGHTAAEFYTNRTVVKLMTMIMNPQPGESVYDPTCGSGGLLLNCALHLKEECKEYRTLKLYGQEINLLTSAIARMNMFLHGIEEFQVVRGDTLTHPAFLEHDTLKKFNVILANPPYSIKAWDRKSFEQDPYGRNIWGTPPQGCADYAFQQHIQKSLDQHNGRSISLWPHGILFRDSEAAMRRKMIEEDLVECVIGLGPNLFYNSPMEACLLITKTNKEEHKKGKILFINAVNEVRQDKTMGFLEKVHVDKIFKAYQDFTEKNNFAALVATNEVLKEKNGNMAINLYVRPVQHNPDSSEDFEVIYDKWEKSSDELKSKMNELFQILEN, from the coding sequence ATGACCCAGGCAGAATTAGAAAAATATCTCTGGGGGGCCGCTATTGCCCTGCGAGGCACCATAGATGCCGGAGATTATAAGCAATACATCTTCCCCCTACTCTTTTTTAAGCGTATCTGTGATGTATATGATGAGGAGTTTGAACAGGCGATGCAGGAAAGTGGCGGAGACCTGGAGTATGCCTCTTTTGAAGAGAACCACCGCTTCCAGATACCCAAAGGGGCTCACTGGAATGATGTACGGGAAACTACCGTAAATGTAGGTATGGCTATTCAGGAAGCGATGCGAGGCATTGAGAAGGCCAACCCGGAAACATTATACGGAATTTTTGGAGATGCCAGTTGGACCAATAAAAACCGCCTTTCGGATGAAACGCTCACCAATCTGATTGAGCACTTCTCTCAGCATAAGCTCAACCTGGCCAATGTACCGGATGATCAGCTGGGCAATGCTTATGAGTACCTGATTAAGGAGTTTGCTGATGATAGCGGACACACCGCAGCTGAGTTTTACACCAACCGTACTGTAGTAAAGCTCATGACCATGATCATGAACCCGCAGCCGGGAGAGAGTGTATATGATCCTACCTGTGGCTCAGGGGGCCTTCTGCTCAACTGTGCGCTACATTTGAAGGAAGAATGTAAGGAATACCGCACGCTAAAGCTTTATGGACAAGAGATTAACCTTCTCACCTCAGCCATTGCCCGTATGAATATGTTTTTGCACGGCATAGAGGAGTTTCAGGTGGTAAGGGGAGATACGCTTACGCATCCGGCCTTTCTGGAACATGATACTTTGAAAAAGTTTAATGTGATTTTGGCCAATCCCCCCTACTCCATCAAAGCCTGGGACCGTAAGAGTTTTGAGCAGGACCCTTACGGCAGAAATATCTGGGGTACGCCACCGCAGGGTTGCGCTGATTATGCTTTCCAGCAGCATATACAGAAGAGTCTGGATCAGCATAATGGAAGGTCTATCTCTTTATGGCCTCACGGCATTTTGTTCAGGGATTCAGAAGCCGCTATGCGCCGGAAGATGATTGAAGAAGATCTGGTAGAATGTGTCATTGGCCTGGGACCAAACCTCTTTTACAACTCTCCTATGGAAGCCTGTTTACTGATTACCAAAACCAATAAAGAAGAGCATAAAAAGGGTAAAATTTTATTCATTAATGCAGTAAATGAAGTTAGGCAGGATAAAACAATGGGTTTCTTAGAGAAGGTCCATGTTGATAAAATCTTCAAAGCTTATCAGGATTTTACCGAAAAAAATAATTTTGCTGCTTTAGTTGCTACTAATGAAGTACTAAAGGAGAAAAACGGTAATATGGCTATCAATTTGTATGTTCGCCCAGTCCAGCACAACCCTGATTCTTCTGAAGATTTTGAAGTAATTTATGACAAGTGGGAAAAATCTTCTGATGAATTGAAGTCAAAAATGAACGAACTCTTTCAAATACTTGAAAATTAA
- a CDS encoding restriction endonuclease subunit S, with amino-acid sequence MKDMHAEGIAHVVGLEHIDPEDIHLRRAASIEDSTTFTKKFRKGDILFGRRRAYLKKAAQANFDGICSGDITVMRAKEGLLPKLLPFVVNNDKFFDYAVKHSAGGLSPRVKFRDLANYEFLLPPKEQQAPLAELLWAMDEVIEKDLYLFDLVSLNKKALFKNALYYNAEEIDEFFGKLSSKFAVKKIGSLITTLQYGISESLSEIGQVPILRMNNLQEGKLDLTDIKFYTPVNGELDNFILEKGDILFNRTNSYDLVGKVSLFDEDDIYSFASYLIRIKVDQTKLDPRYLNFYMNSAIGIAKIRKYRTPGVSQSNINAQNIKRINIPVPDVSFQKMLMDKIDKFEKSAKELNLKIESAKALQKSLINQIF; translated from the coding sequence ATGAAGGATATGCATGCCGAAGGCATTGCACATGTAGTAGGTCTTGAGCACATTGACCCTGAAGATATACACCTTAGAAGAGCTGCCAGTATTGAAGACAGTACTACTTTTACAAAAAAGTTTAGAAAGGGAGATATCTTATTTGGACGAAGAAGAGCTTATCTCAAAAAAGCAGCACAGGCAAACTTTGATGGCATTTGTTCTGGTGATATTACCGTCATGCGGGCTAAAGAAGGACTTTTGCCTAAACTACTTCCATTTGTAGTAAATAATGACAAGTTTTTTGATTATGCCGTGAAGCATTCTGCTGGAGGACTCTCCCCCAGAGTGAAATTTCGTGATCTCGCCAACTACGAATTCCTCCTCCCTCCCAAAGAGCAGCAAGCCCCTCTAGCCGAACTCCTCTGGGCTATGGATGAGGTGATTGAGAAAGATCTATATCTTTTTGATCTAGTTAGCCTAAATAAAAAGGCGCTTTTTAAAAACGCGCTTTATTATAATGCTGAGGAAATAGATGAATTCTTTGGTAAGCTATCCTCTAAATTTGCTGTAAAGAAAATTGGTTCTCTAATTACTACCCTTCAGTACGGGATATCTGAATCTCTTTCTGAAATTGGGCAGGTTCCTATCTTAAGAATGAATAATCTCCAAGAAGGAAAATTAGATCTAACTGATATAAAATTCTATACCCCTGTCAACGGTGAGCTTGATAATTTTATCTTAGAGAAAGGAGACATTCTTTTTAATAGAACAAATAGTTATGACTTAGTAGGGAAAGTAAGTCTGTTTGATGAAGATGATATTTACTCTTTTGCTTCTTATTTAATTAGAATTAAAGTTGATCAAACAAAGTTAGACCCAAGGTATCTTAACTTCTATATGAATAGTGCTATCGGTATTGCAAAAATACGGAAGTACAGAACTCCCGGTGTAAGCCAAAGCAACATTAATGCTCAAAATATCAAAAGAATCAATATCCCCGTACCAGACGTTTCTTTCCAAAAAATGCTTATGGATAAGATTGATAAATTT
- a CDS encoding GmrSD restriction endonuclease domain-containing protein, which yields MAIEKKIKEILTSIDNGEYTIPEFQRGYVWNSTQVKEFFRSLYLEYPSGSFLIWKTKEPSKIRGDKPDTNSIYHQLILDGQQRLTTIYTIFKGKTPSWYEGVSLRTDLYFNLETEEFEYYMPRKMENNQEWIHVSDFLRKGGVSAFLDNLHKLEDSQKSYYTNKLSTINRLGRIEEYGYYIKEIDEDQLEKVVEIFNLVNKTGTTLSESDLALAIITSNWPQVKERFREVIEEYKTYNYDFSFRFLTRCINILTTGRGKYTSEIADVTQEQFEEAWPKLKKLLSYLINVLRDSAYIDSSDSYSSFYVLYVLIYYLSRKDLKFESAEEANKAIFWLFMALLWGRFSGSSESYLEKDINIIKETDSLDALIKEMQLYRGTNLYLRTEDLAYQGVRSRIYNIFYSAIRAQNAKDWTNPALSLYSKSIGYNNKLQRHHIFPKAFLYKKYNSKNSVHKALINEIANIAFITQQSNIEILDTDPAEYLPKIDAEQLRKQFVPTNTELYDIDQYETFLEERRKKICEGINKFLKSYHETKKENVVPEDLQHYDKEVENLEIAMRNLIAMKLENTAEINAYEEFIPIHIREKSEGRINNWLRKNPGEDKKQFDALRRKLDFFDLQEYKDVMLAKGVWPLFEENFGSKGMIMTRFSQLGELRNSIRHSRDITEATLKDGEAAIAWFHSILRPFIEQNLMMAEPE from the coding sequence ATGGCTATTGAAAAGAAGATTAAGGAGATTTTAACATCAATTGACAATGGTGAGTATACTATCCCTGAGTTTCAGAGAGGGTATGTTTGGAATAGCACTCAAGTAAAAGAGTTTTTTAGGTCTCTTTATTTAGAGTATCCTTCAGGGTCATTCCTGATCTGGAAAACGAAGGAACCTTCTAAAATACGAGGAGATAAACCTGATACTAATTCTATTTACCATCAACTTATTCTTGATGGGCAACAAAGGCTCACTACCATTTATACCATTTTCAAGGGCAAAACACCTTCCTGGTATGAAGGGGTATCTCTGCGTACGGACCTATATTTCAATCTGGAGACTGAAGAGTTTGAATACTACATGCCTCGGAAGATGGAAAACAACCAAGAATGGATACACGTATCTGATTTTTTGCGTAAAGGAGGTGTATCTGCATTTCTTGATAATCTTCATAAGCTTGAAGATTCCCAGAAGTCCTATTATACGAATAAGTTAAGTACTATTAATCGTCTTGGCCGCATTGAGGAATATGGGTATTATATTAAGGAAATTGATGAAGACCAACTTGAGAAGGTTGTTGAGATATTTAACCTTGTTAATAAAACCGGTACAACGCTCAGTGAATCGGATCTCGCCTTAGCCATCATTACTTCTAATTGGCCCCAGGTAAAAGAACGGTTTAGAGAAGTAATAGAGGAGTACAAAACTTATAATTACGACTTTAGCTTCAGGTTCCTGACCAGATGTATCAATATCTTAACTACCGGCAGAGGAAAATACACTTCTGAAATTGCAGATGTCACCCAGGAGCAATTTGAGGAAGCATGGCCTAAACTCAAAAAACTGCTTTCGTATCTCATTAATGTTCTAAGGGATAGTGCATACATTGACTCTTCTGATAGTTACAGTTCATTCTATGTACTGTATGTATTAATCTACTATCTATCTCGCAAAGATTTAAAGTTTGAAAGTGCAGAGGAAGCCAATAAGGCTATTTTCTGGCTTTTCATGGCATTGCTCTGGGGGCGTTTTAGTGGATCTTCTGAATCCTATCTGGAGAAGGACATCAACATTATTAAAGAAACAGATTCCTTAGATGCACTGATCAAAGAGATGCAGCTTTACCGGGGCACCAACCTCTATCTGAGAACAGAAGACCTGGCTTATCAAGGAGTTAGAAGTAGGATCTATAATATTTTTTATAGCGCCATTAGAGCTCAAAATGCCAAAGACTGGACCAATCCTGCTTTGAGTCTTTACTCAAAAAGTATAGGCTATAATAATAAGCTTCAACGCCATCATATATTCCCTAAAGCCTTTCTTTATAAAAAATACAATTCTAAAAACTCTGTTCATAAGGCCCTGATCAATGAGATTGCCAATATTGCTTTCATTACTCAGCAGTCTAACATTGAAATTTTGGATACCGACCCAGCGGAATATCTACCCAAGATTGATGCTGAGCAGTTAAGGAAACAGTTTGTGCCTACTAATACAGAGCTGTATGATATTGATCAATACGAAACCTTCCTGGAGGAACGTAGGAAAAAAATATGTGAGGGCATCAATAAATTCTTGAAGTCTTATCATGAAACCAAGAAGGAGAATGTAGTACCTGAAGACCTTCAGCACTACGATAAGGAGGTAGAAAATCTGGAAATTGCGATGAGGAACCTAATTGCGATGAAACTGGAAAATACCGCTGAAATAAATGCCTATGAAGAATTTATTCCTATACACATTCGTGAAAAGTCTGAGGGACGAATTAATAACTGGCTGAGAAAAAATCCTGGAGAGGATAAAAAGCAATTTGATGCCTTACGGAGAAAATTAGACTTTTTTGATCTACAGGAATATAAAGATGTAATGCTAGCTAAGGGAGTATGGCCTTTATTTGAAGAGAACTTTGGTAGCAAAGGAATGATCATGACACGCTTCAGTCAGTTGGGAGAGTTAAGGAATAGCATAAGACATAGCAGGGATATTACTGAAGCTACCCTGAAAGATGGGGAGGCCGCTATTGCATGGTTTCATTCTATCTTAAGACCTTTTATTGAACAAAATTTGATGATGGCTGAGCCTGAATAA
- a CDS encoding DNA methyltransferase, whose amino-acid sequence MSIFDSKKGVLILSDCLAVMERLEDKSIDLVYLDPPWNTTSSCVFINSSNMISDQDQSQVSEDYDEFIYKVLQQAQRLLKQNGNLILHSIPELNINFHNLLGAVFGDNNFSAEFIIPRNRTARTVNSFTHDHETVICYRVSDSSKFFPLVERSQQEIEKLFPLEENDRRFRIQPLVISSDRPALNYNWKGFDLPPGNVWRFSQQKMDSLEQEGRIYFEKDMRLPRLKVYVDDNNKSIVSTIWDDIIPYHKKGLYASEQSEELLNRIVKLFSEVGDIILDPFAGSGTSGASALNNKRKWIGIEVNPDAIDILKSKLDFKKIDLLPNEQLLELDVIWDLYLPFKASETEVLVQKIEKGENQRVEFKESYIYNDWLNKKDTSIPDKVMKEIAAFLNSNYGGSILIGVHDNGNIRGLKHDIEVIDTKKKSVDGLELAITNKIKDTFGGVVIDLISIHFYNISNKDLCEIRILPSEKLIFLDKEFYIRNGTQASTLKPKEFFDLMLSRKRIL is encoded by the coding sequence ATGAGTATCTTTGATTCTAAAAAAGGGGTTCTGATCCTCTCTGATTGCCTGGCAGTAATGGAACGATTAGAAGACAAGTCAATTGATTTGGTCTATCTTGACCCTCCTTGGAATACAACGTCTAGTTGTGTTTTTATTAACTCTTCTAATATGATCTCTGATCAGGATCAAAGCCAAGTAAGCGAGGATTATGATGAATTTATTTATAAAGTATTACAACAAGCTCAGCGTTTGCTAAAGCAAAATGGTAACTTAATATTACATTCTATACCTGAATTAAATATCAATTTTCATAATTTACTAGGGGCTGTTTTTGGGGACAACAATTTCAGTGCTGAATTTATTATACCACGAAATAGAACTGCTCGTACTGTTAATTCTTTTACTCATGATCATGAGACAGTGATCTGTTATCGTGTATCAGATTCCTCAAAATTTTTCCCCTTAGTAGAAAGAAGTCAGCAAGAAATTGAAAAGCTTTTCCCTTTAGAGGAAAATGATAGAAGATTTAGGATTCAACCATTGGTTATCTCTTCTGATAGACCAGCTCTAAATTACAACTGGAAAGGCTTTGATCTTCCTCCTGGAAATGTATGGCGTTTTTCTCAACAAAAAATGGATTCTTTGGAACAAGAAGGAAGAATATATTTTGAGAAAGATATGCGCTTACCAAGACTAAAAGTCTATGTCGACGATAATAATAAATCCATTGTTAGCACCATTTGGGATGATATCATTCCTTATCATAAAAAAGGACTTTATGCTAGCGAACAATCTGAAGAACTACTGAATAGAATTGTCAAATTATTTTCAGAAGTAGGGGATATTATCTTAGATCCCTTCGCTGGTTCTGGAACTTCGGGTGCTTCAGCCTTAAATAACAAGAGGAAGTGGATTGGTATTGAAGTAAATCCAGATGCCATTGATATTTTGAAAAGTAAATTAGATTTTAAAAAAATTGATCTATTACCGAACGAGCAGTTACTCGAGCTTGATGTTATTTGGGATTTATATCTCCCATTCAAAGCATCTGAAACTGAGGTTTTGGTCCAAAAAATTGAAAAAGGAGAAAATCAGCGTGTAGAGTTTAAGGAATCCTATATCTATAATGATTGGTTAAACAAAAAAGACACCTCTATTCCTGATAAGGTCATGAAGGAAATCGCTGCATTTTTAAACTCTAATTATGGAGGCTCAATCTTAATCGGTGTTCATGACAATGGTAATATAAGAGGCTTAAAACATGATATTGAAGTTATTGATACAAAAAAGAAATCTGTTGATGGACTTGAGCTTGCAATTACTAATAAGATAAAGGATACCTTTGGTGGGGTAGTAATTGATCTAATAAGCATTCATTTTTATAATATTAGTAATAAAGATCTTTGTGAGATCAGAATATTACCATCCGAAAAACTAATCTTTTTGGACAAGGAATTTTATATCAGGAATGGAACCCAAGCATCAACCCTAAAACCTAAAGAGTTTTTTGATTTGATGCTTTCTAGAAAAAGAATACTATGA